The window CGTGCTGCGGACGCCGCCCACGCCGGACGGCGTCGAGCTGGTCGAGATCGGATGGTTCGCGCGACGCGACATCGCTTCGCTCGACCGTCGTGGCTGGATAGACCGGGTGATCGCCGACGTCAGGGGTTGAGCAGGTCGGTCTCGGCGATCAGGTCAAGGCGAGTGAGAAGAAGATGGCCCGAGCTCTCGATGACGCCGAAGGCGTGCGCGGTCACGAGCATCGCGATGAGCGAGACCGCGAGGATCGCCGGCAGGGCGTAACGACGTCGGATGGTCAGTGCGACGACGAGGACCGCCGTGAGGATTGCGATGGTCTGCCCCGCGACGGTCGCGGCGTGCATGCGGAACGCCGAGTCGACGGTCAATGCCCCGTACCCGTTGAAGATCGCCGAGACCGCGAACGGGATGACGAGCACGCCCACAACGAACACGATGCCTCGGCTGACAGGGCGCCGCGGCGGCGCCATGGCGGCCGGCTCGACCGTCGACTGCTGCGTCATGGTGCGACCCTAGCCGCCGGACCTCTGCGAGGCCAGGGTTCGGAACCCGGCGGTGGACGGCGAGCCTGTCGCCCGACGGATCGTGCGCGCCGCCGTCCCCAACTCCTCTCCGCCGCGCGGATCGCTCGCCCGAAGCGGGCTTCTCGGCGGTCGAAGGCGGAATCTGAGGAGCTATGCCGACGCCGTCGTCCCTAACTCCTGCAGATCCAGCGCGAAACCAGGAGACTCGGGGCTGCGGCGCCCAACGAGGCGCGAGTTGCAGGAGCTCGGGACGTCGCCCGCCGCCCACGGAGGCGGCTCAGCCCCGTGGTGGGGTCGATTGCGGCGTCGCGCCAGCCCATTACGGGGGTGTCATCGACGCTTGGTAGCGTTCCCGCATGCGCGACTCCGACCTCGACCGCATCGCCGTCGGCTACCGACGGTTCGCCGACCTCGAAGCCAGCGGCACCTCGCCGATCTACGAGGACTGGGCGCGCGCGATCGCGGATGACCCCGAGATCCTCGCGCTCCTCGCCGAACTGCCGCGGCGCAAGCAGCAGCCGCACCTGATCTTCGCCTGCGCGCGCCTGCTCGGCGCGCCCGTCGGGCCGTTCCCGCCGCTCCGAGAATGGATGCTCGCCCACTGGCCGGAGCTCCGCGCGGAGGCGCTCGTGCGCGCGACGCAGACGAACGAGGCGGGGCGGTGCGCGGTGCTTCTGCCCGTGCTCTCGCGGTTGCTCGGTCCGCTCGCCCTCATCGAGGCCGGCGCGTCGGCGGGGCTCACCCTCTACCCCGATCGCTACAGCTACCGCTATGACGTCGGCGGCGACGTGCGCGCGCTCGACCCGGCTGACGGCCCGAGCAGTGCCATCCTCGAATGCACGATCGACGAGCCGAGCGTTCCCGAGAGGCTCCCCGATGTCGTCTGGCGGGCGGGAATCGACCTCAACCCGCTCGATATCACCGACCCCGCCGCCCTCACCTGGCTCGAGACGCTCATCTGGCCCGAGCACGATCATCGTCGTCGGCGCCTGGACGCCGCAGCGGCGATCGCCGCGGCCGACCCGCCGCACCTCGAGCAGGGCGACATCCTCGAGCGTGTTCCCGATCTCGTTGCCCGCGCGCCGCGCGACGCGCGCGTGGTCGTCTATCACAGCTCGGTCGTCATGTACCTCGATGCCGAGCGCCGTGCCGCCTTCGCCGACCTCATGCGCAGCCTCGACGACGTCACCTGGGTGAGCAACGAGGGGTCGGACGTCTTCGCCGAGATCACCACGAAGGCGGGGGTGGATGCCGGTGGGCGCAACATCCTCGCGGTGAACGGCGAACCGCTCGCCCTCGCGGGCACGCACGGGCAGAGCTACGAGGCGATCCTCG of the Microbacterium invictum genome contains:
- a CDS encoding DUF2332 domain-containing protein; amino-acid sequence: MRDSDLDRIAVGYRRFADLEASGTSPIYEDWARAIADDPEILALLAELPRRKQQPHLIFACARLLGAPVGPFPPLREWMLAHWPELRAEALVRATQTNEAGRCAVLLPVLSRLLGPLALIEAGASAGLTLYPDRYSYRYDVGGDVRALDPADGPSSAILECTIDEPSVPERLPDVVWRAGIDLNPLDITDPAALTWLETLIWPEHDHRRRRLDAAAAIAAADPPHLEQGDILERVPDLVARAPRDARVVVYHSSVVMYLDAERRAAFADLMRSLDDVTWVSNEGSDVFAEITTKAGVDAGGRNILAVNGEPLALAGTHGQSYEAILGAALRV